CCTGATGCTGGTGCGCTGGCAGAGCGAGAACGGACGGATCAGCCAGAGCGAGCTGGGCCGCATGCTGCTGGTCAACCGCTCCAACGTGACCGGCCTGGTGGACCGCATGGAGCGCGCCGGGCTGGTGCGCCGCGTGGCCGAGCCGGGCGACCGACGGGTGAACCTGGTCGAGCTGACCGAGGCAGGCGGCGCAGCCCTGGACCGGGCCTACAAAGTGTACATCGAGCGGATCGGGCAGGTGCTGTCCGGCCTCCAGGACAGCGACCTGCGCAGCCTGACCGGTCTGCTGGAGCGGGTGCGCGAGGGTGTGAACGGTTGAGACGGGTCCCCGCCGGTGCAGTCTCCGACGGGAATTCTTTGAGCTTTATTGTTTATATATCAACTTTTGACGAGTCAACCATAAACAGCATTCAGGAGGCGCGGATGACGGACGATTGCAAACCCGGACGGGTGGCCCTTCTCCACGGCCTGGGCCGCAGCCGCCGCTCCATGCGCCTTCTGGCGCGCCGCCTGGAACGCTCCGGGTTCGAGACCCGCCTGATCGGCTATCCCTCCCGCCGCCTCTCTCTGGAAGAGCTGGCCGCCCGGGTGCGGCTTGAGATGCTGAGTCTGACTCCGCAGGACAGCGCCCCGTTGCATGCGGTCACCCACTCCCTGGGTGGTATAATCCTGCGCCATATCATGAGAG
The nucleotide sequence above comes from bacterium. Encoded proteins:
- a CDS encoding MarR family transcriptional regulator, with amino-acid sequence MSLEQELGFRRPLSHPGGATVLNIVHTGNLLVKEGDRVFKPLGLTNAWFDVLMLVRWQSENGRISQSELGRMLLVNRSNVTGLVDRMERAGLVRRVAEPGDRRVNLVELTEAGGAALDRAYKVYIERIGQVLSGLQDSDLRSLTGLLERVREGVNG